A stretch of Babesia bigemina genome assembly Bbig001, chromosome : III DNA encodes these proteins:
- a CDS encoding SNARE PROTEIN YKT6, putative — protein MVEAKVIYIAILRCNDPPTFLLQHFKLSDLQFLARGSAKSIAVFAAREIAGRISAGENVIVHEDKFDILAHRWESNVCAVCVCGRGYPERVAFSLLQLVFCEFIAQYPDAGEQYNTDVKLNVPQIKVLFDQYRDPKAVDAYTNVADKLQNTISVVHKTLADMLQNEETLEALVNQSKDLSTRTKNVFAKSRKLKRRSCCAFM, from the coding sequence ATGGTCGAAGCCAAGGTCATCTACATCGCCATTCTGCGTTGCAACGACCCCCCGACGTTCCTTCTACAGCACTTCAAGCTTTCGGACCTGCAGTTCCTTGCCCGTGGCTCGGCTAAAAGCATAGCCGTTTTCGCGGCTCGGGAAATCGCCGGTCGGATAAGCGCAGGGGAGAACGTGATAGTTCATGAAGATAAATTCGACATATTAGCCCATCGCTGGGAGTCGAATGTCTGCGCCGTATGCGTCTGCGGCCGCGGATACCCGGAGCGTGTGGCCTTCTCTCTCCTGCAGCTGGTGTTCTGCGAGTTCATCGCTCAATATCCCGATGCAGGCGAGCAATACAACACCGACGTGAAGCTCAACGTACCGCAAATCAAGGTTTTATTCGACCAATACCGGGATCCGAAGGCTGTTGACGCCTACACCAACGTTGCCGACAAGTTGCAGAACACCATAAGCGTCGTACACAAGACACTGGCCGACATGCTTCAGAACGAGGAAACCCTGGAGGCGCTCGTCAACCAAAGCAAGGACCTCTCCACGCGTACGAAAAACGTTTTTGCCAAAAGTCGCAAACTGAAACGGCGGTCGTGTTGCGCATTTATGTAA